The Lathyrus oleraceus cultivar Zhongwan6 chromosome 5, CAAS_Psat_ZW6_1.0, whole genome shotgun sequence genome includes the window gaacctaaacaaatgcacctttggggttCATTCAGgaaagcttttaggcttcatcgtcagtcaaaagggtattgaagttgatcttgaCAAGGTTAAAGCCATTCAGGAAATGCTAGCACCTCAAACAGAAAAACAAGTGAGGGGATTCCTTGGACGTTTGAACTACATTTCGAGGttcatatctcatatgactgctactTGTGCTCCCATTTTTAAGCTCCTCCGAAAGGATCGGGGTTGTGTTTGGACGAATGATTGTCAAAAAGCCTtcgacaatatcaaagagtatttgctaGAACCTCCTATCTTGTCCCCTCCAATTGagggaagaccattgattatgtatctgaccGTACTAGAAGAATCTATGGGTTGTGTCTTGGGTCAACAGGATGAAACAGGAagaaaagagtatgccatctattATTTGAGCAAGAAATTCACTAACTGttgtcgcagcctgaaaaatacagaggtgcgaaaaaacaaccggcgaaagaaaatgacagaagagtcgccaccgtgcgttatttatcccaaaggagggaagggaaacgctcgaagtaaacctggagaaaggaaaggaaaagacaaaggtctcgcaaccaaatcttgggttcgggagtcgattatgcgaagggaaggtattagcacccctacgcatccgtagtactctacgggatccactcttgttgttcttgtctaaagggtgtgtgtttatctaatgtactatttactaaaagagtcaagagaaaaatgactcgcacggatgtcgcatccattgcatacgtatctcatctgaatatgagaatcagagtcttcgtagctcggctacctatgggtaaaaagatgtgtgctcgctaagacatcgcgtcttatgcctacgtatctcatctgaacatgagaatcagagcagaacgtagttcagctaactacgggaacaagggtctcgattgcaactagggcaagagaaaaggaaagtctcgatcgcaacgagggcgagagaaaggatcgcaacgagggcgaaagcaaacaaggattagttgttagttgttagttaaactcggcaagacattgcatcttgtgcctacgtatctcatctgaacatgagaatcagagttgccgtagttcggctacatagggattgccatctgaacatggacttacaaaggaagacaccagttgtgtcaaaggagagtgggcaatgtgttcacgtcctagcagtaggtgtcgcagctcgctgaatcgagtcttaggcagttacctctttgcaataggacggactacatgccacaagatcggagacgcacggaaggtctaaaagaaatggggaagctctgccctagagttgtcatgcaatatgtacttaggtgttaggatttacaaatctatattcggaaaagcgtcatctatctctactcaacaaacgtggtcgaaacattgttttgtatctcttatGACAATACATCTTTCATTTTAAAAGGTTTTTGATtggtcgcacggcggcgagaaaaagagtttgattggttggatgtgctttgagtgatggcgagaactaggattggcgagatatacatctcgaatcctagcctcaggagtgcatggtatacaccatgttccatttccatctttatttgcaaaagtgtttaatagagattaagtatttttgaatttgattgagaaagggtttgaagaaaccgcattgacaattttagacgatggcgagagttaagattggcgaggcatacgtctcaaatcttaacctcaggagtgcatggtatacaccatgttccatttccacctttattgaaaaagtgttaaatgagaattaggtatttttgagtttttgttgtgaaaatgacttgaccaagatcaagtattgatggacgtttaagaaagatttgaatgagtgtttgatagagcaaagtgggtaaattggatgatggcgagagctaggattggcgagatatacatctcgaatcctagtctcaggagtgcgtggtatacaccacgttccacttccatctttattgaaaaagtcttgactatgaattaagtttttttttattttttattatgaaaaatggcttgacattggatcaagcatttgatgaagtttttgaaagaaatggaatagaatgggaaaaagaaatggattgatttgtttattgagaaaatactcgacgttggatcgagtcttatttttgaTATCTTTTGGAAATGGctgattttattcttgtgttagtagctaactaaacagtcaaacaaataaagaaatgaaaagcagtaaaattattacacatcgggggaagtggggtacattttgtcaaatggggattaaaaatcatgaaataattaaatcggacccaaacaacaaataatgcatgagtgtgagtgcaagagaaccgactcattgtaagaaagcccaagagtaagctatgaggttgatggcgatgcttaaaaagcaatcgacttacaaaggtgtgaaaatgggctcgatattgaatcgagaaaaatatgatttttatagttttaaaatggttttgaatgaatgatgaaattaaaagaaaataaatctatgttatgataatgaaactatgaaaataataaagcataaacataacaaaaaatgttaaaagaaataaataactaaaagaaaataaaatgctacatatgagtattgaacccaacccactcaagactatgatactagtcttctccaccagaccactcatgaCTAGTTATTATTTTGATGCTGCTTTAAATATATAAACCAAAATAGATTAAACATTAGaataaaaaactaaaataaaaaaaagtttGTTGGACTACCAgtaattaaacccagccgcttggctgttgggtttaAGAGGCTGGTGAGTTGGGAATAGAAAAAATGGAATCATTGTTAAACACCAACGTTAATATTTACTGGAAACACTCAAAGGTCACTTAAATGGGGTTAAATGATCTGTCTTATAATGTTTAATTTAAAGACCAAATGATAAtaataaaagaaagaaaatggAGGACGCAAACGAATCCTAAACGCATCGTCCTCCTTTCCAATCTCAAACTCAGAAATCTCTCTAACTCATAACTCTCTCAAGCGAAACCTCTCTCTGCTCTCAGAATCGCATATCAAGCTCGACCTCACTCACTTCTCTCACTCTCCCAACGAGTCTCTCTCAATCGCGTCACTCTCAATCTCTCGTCTCTCTCACAAAACCGCTCAAACATCGTCTCTCAAACAAAGCACAAAGCGCGACAAGACAAATCCATGGTTCCCAAAAGAAAATTGGACAGGACGGCTAACCTTCGACGGTGACGGCGAGCTCAGGTAATGCTTTCTTATCCCTTCCTCTCTTCAAACGCTGGTTTTCTTGTAttttaggattagggttttaaTTTTGCTTTTCAAGTTTTCAATTCCGCCCCTTCAATTTCGTGTTCTCACTCACTATTTATGTTCTGCTAATTAGGGTTTTGATTTGGTACTCAAAAGTTCAAAGAAGAAAAAATTCCATAAGTGCTTTTGTCTGCTCAGAATCAGTTTTATCCTATTTGATGCTACAATTCGGGAAAGGTAATCTGAGCTCAAACTTTCTCTTTGAGTTTTGTCTCTATTGCCTAATCGGGATATTCTGGATTTTTAACGCTTTGGTAATTAACTGTTACTGCAGTGAAATTGGTTACAAGTGGACACATTGAAGAAGCTGAGGATTTGATGAAGATTCCCTCGTGTTTCCAGTTATCCATCGCAAACTTTGTGTATACTTGTTGTAAGTTCATGCCCTGTTGCACTTGAAATGTTTGCCTTTATCTGTTTGAATTGTGGCTCAAGTTTGGTTCATTGGTTTTTTTTGCTTCATCATTTGGCTAGCCTTTTGGTCATGAGTTGGCATTTTATGCAGAGTTCACACATGTTGGGTTCAGTGTGTATGCTGATGTTGCCAACTGGTTTTTTGCAGGTTTAATATTGTCTCCTGTAACCATTCTTACGGTTATTCCAGCTGAACGACATAGTGCTACAGACTCCTTAACACTAGACGAACAGGATCTTTGATACCAACAACTCCTATACAAGTGAATCCAGTAACAGGAATGGTGTCTTCGGCAGAGAACCTGTTTTCCAATTCCATATAGGCAAGGCATAGAGTTCTAAGTGCCTCATTGGCAAACTGGTTTATTGTAGTCTGAAGATGGTTAATTGATTCTTCATCAAGTGGGACAACATCGCCATTTGCGGGCCATGAAGGATCTGGCCTATTTTCTTCTTCTAAAACATGGGGAGGCTCACTTTGAATGCTTGTATATTGAAGTATCCTTTCTACATATATAATTTTGTTCTCCAAGTTGCAAATATTCCATATCACCCAAGCTTGTATTTGGTTTAAATTCAGTCCATAGGTAACGGCTAGACCAACAAGGCCTGGATTTATGATTCCAGGTGGAATTGAAATCAAGAACATCAAGGAAAAGACAAATATGGTGGAAGACAACATATCTAGGCGGATGCATAACCATTCCATAGCAGCAGCAATATTGAACTTTGGCCGACTATACCCATCCGCCAGTTTCATGTTCGCTGCATGAAATCTTGACTGTTGATCAAAGCTTCTAGTGGTTGAAGTGCCGGAAATTGTTTCTGCAAAGTGTTGAATGATAGGAGCTTTGCACACTCCACATAAATGTGATAGTTCACGCGCTGATGGTAAATAAAATCGCTGATAGTGAATGCTAATTGCTATGACAGGTATAAAGACGATGAAAACTTGCCATGCAACCTGAGACATCACTATTATAATTCCTAGAAGCTGGATCAAGGAGAAGGCAAATGAGCCAACTTGATAAGGAATGTCTATATCCACTGCACTTTGATCAGTTGAAGCTCTATTAAGGATTTGGCCACTTGGAGTAGAATCAAAAAACGACATCGGGGCGCGAAAAATGGTCAAGTGCATTTTATTGAAGAGTATAGTAGCTGTCTTATAGCCGAATGTAACAAGTAACAATGCTCTAACAAGAACGCATAAAGCACTTCCAATGGCCAAAACAACATAGACTTCAATAAGAGTTGTTCCTTTAACAGGTGGCTCTACATCTGCTGAGATTGGAGTTGCCCAAGCCATCCAATAGTTGCTTCCAATTTGAAGAGTTTGAAACAAAATCTGAGCCAATATTATGAACGGTGCGAGAGCTCCTCCATATGCAGTTGTGATATAGTTAATTGCTTGTTATGATTTTGGGTTTGTGCCATGTTGGTCTGTTTAAAAAAAACATTGTTTGTGTTTGGAAATCTAGAAAGGTTGCAGATTTGTGCTGATGTTTTCTTATGGAAGAACAAGAAGATATCTGCTGGTGCACTCGGTGTAGCAACTGCTATTTGGGTGTTTTTTGAGCTGCTAGAGTATCACTTTCTTACAGTTCGATTTTGGTTCTTGCACTATTGTTCTTGTGGTCCAATGCTCATACATTTATTCACAAGACTCCACCTCACATCCCATTAGTTCATCTTCCTGAGGAACCATTTCTGCAGTTTGCATCTGCATTGAGAATTGAAATTAACCGAGGATTTTCTGCCTTAAGGTTCAATTGGAAAAAACAACATTGGCGAGAAGTAAGAACATCATCAATCAACACAAGAATTCAATGTTGGATCTCCTTGTTGcattttgttgttgttatttttctTTGGCAGGGTGTTGGTTTTCTATCAAAGAAGATTGAAAGGCTCCATGATGTACTATAGTTTTCTTTGGAGTTGACTAGGAATTGTAAATTGTGGGTTTTGTGTATTTTTTGATTGGAAACCTTGTGTATGGATGCAATCGGGCTAAATGAAAATTTGAATGGTGTGATTGAATATTATAGTTGAAATGGTTTATGTAATAGGATCCCACATGTAATGGTTTACAATGACATGAAATAtattgaaatggattaacaaatggtttgaagttggcttccaaattgttttgtcttatgacttgaatgtttgacttttgaaaaaaataacttgactgataatgtacatgaacaaggccatgaaatgagaccataaggttagggttttgacatagtatccatgaaccaaaaacatgactagcaagtggcttgaaacacaagaagcttggttgttcagatgacccaggccatagatgtatccacaatcacatgaacaacaccatgactttggaccaagaccaatcctcatataagaccaaagtaaggttaggccaagcatgctaaataaaataaaaaataaaaaattcaggaccaaaattggggtatgacagttgcccctatttaagcgtcttcaactagagaatatgaagcaggacgttcttcatatgatcatagtgggagatggttaaatattaagaagacccggattttgatcctgaatccctatgaaatgattaacaatgcctgtcagaatcggcaaagaagcaatctcaaaagaagaatccgtctggtacggtgaaaatcggcctgagtaccgaaacagaaagttgacatggataccaaaataaatggtaacacaggaatacccatggcctgaactccgcacattagtctgaacactaagcatcggaatatgagagtatcaatgttggtctgatcaccggaaatctggtctgaacaccacttcgacctgaaaatcggaaaactggtctgaatgccacaagtacttcgacttgatcgtcggaaacttcttcgatctgaaaatcggaaactggcctgaacgccacttcggtctggataccggaaactggcctgaatgccacaagttgcatcgacctgaatgtcggaaacttcttcgatctgaaaatcggaaactggcctgaatgccacttcggtctggataccggaaactggcctgaatgccacaagttgcatcgacctgaatgtcggaaacttcttcgatctgaatatcggaaactggcttgaatgccacaagtacttcgacctgatcgtcggaaacttcttcgatctgaaaatcagaaaaaactggcctgaataccacaagttgcatcgacctgaatgtcggaaacttcttcgatctgaatatcggaaactggcctgaatgccacttcggtctggataccggaaacttcatgcctatcagcctcggcagaaatagggaaaatgataattgaggcggcacgtgggccaacgacccatgctggggataacaaccttcagtctgagcactggaaacaaacttctggcttatcacttgggataccgagaatgttttatgcttacatgcgtatgtttgaattttgcgatggcgtaatgctccatgaaaatggaaatgctacgcgatttgggaggatgcaatgcaatatgattctacatgcagggatgcgaaatgctggggaaaatgccaagctgaagcaaggaatcctgttggggaaatgatcacaattttctggaccctggcactattgttggagatgcacagcataatgaactatgcggggaaatgaccggccacgCGGTGCTCTGGCAATGACgagataccgagactctgactggggagagaacggtGCTACAAAACTGTTGTTGGGCgaagcgatagtggttctggcaaccataatctacgagagatgactcagcaggggggagcaaacaccgatacggtaccgaggttatgcttccaggaaagagatcatcgatctgggattGAAATCCTCGATCTGACATCGAACTgtgaggagcagctgcttctgctgggaagatacagtctggtactgtcaactccgctggggagtgtatagtctgacacacatgcttaggaaatgccccgagggtatctgttctgaatagatgatccaaagcacttaaacTTCACATCAactttaaatgtttattaagcatatacctgtaaagcccttatgtgtcatgatgcaatgtttatcaaaaattcggacgtcatttttgcaaacaaaacagtaaaatgaaaatgaaaacagagatatactgagtaacatgattttattgattgaatggcctctgaataggcatttacatcaggaagcaatccctggaaagaggtaatcgcaaaacaagaattaatctaatggcaatgtgaaatggatttctattgggttccaattctgctatgacttgcccgtcttcaagatcttccagatgatcagccttctgaaaaggtgattagattgttttcttccttttgaaagtttccagtcattgacatgagatgagattcagaactaactcagaacgtagtcattcgcttaatccctaacttttgcctggatcgcccttttcgggtttttaatcctttgggatacccatttttgcctaagttgccttttcaggttttcaacttaccgggtgtacaatcttttcattttcaatccctaatttttgcccgaacctttttccttttcttggttcgtcgggatgcccatttttgcctggactgttctttttaccgtccagcgggtctattttatgcgaagtattttttaactgcgtctgagttcacaggggaagtgaagtcttcgccatccatcgttgcaagcattaaggcccctccatcaaaaaccttggtgacaatataaggtccctcatagttaggagtccacttgcccctgtgatccgtctgaggaggaaggatccttttcaacactaaatctccgacttggaaacaacgaggacgcactttctgatcaaaggctctcttcatccgagtctgatacaactgcccatgacaaatggctgccattcgcttctcttcgataagactcaactcgttgaaccttgttcgaatccattcagcttcgtctagcttgacatccaacaagactcttagagatGGAATCTCCACTTCGACAGGCAGGgccgcttccataccatacacaagggagtaaggggctgccccggtcgatgtacgtactgaagtgcggtacccatgcaaggcgaagggtagcatctcatgccaatctctgtacgtaacgaccatcttctgcacaatcttctttatgttcttatttgctgcctcaacagcaccgttcatcttaggacgatagggggaagaattgtgatgctgaatgttgaagttctggcacaactccttcatcattttgttattgagattggaaccattatcagtaatgattctctcgggaatcccatagcgacaaatgatttccttcttaatgaaacgggcaaccacatgtctggtgacattcgcgaatgacgctgcttcgacccacttggtgaaatagttgatggcaacaaggatgaagcgatgcccattggaagcagtcggctcaatctttccaatcatgtcaatgccccacattgcaaacggccacggcgaagacatcacattcagaggattcggaggtacatgcaccttatccgcataaatctggcatttatggcacttccgagcatacttgaaacaatctgattctatggtcatccaataataacccgcccttaacaatttcttagccattgcatgtccgccggcatgagtaccgaaggaaccttcatgaacttcctgcattaacatgtcagcctcgtgtttgtccacgcatctgagcaaaaccatgtcgaagttcctcttatacagcacatcgtctttgttcaagaagaaactgcctgccaatcttctcaaagtcattctgtcattgttggatgcccctgcagggtactcttgattcttcagaaagcacttgatatcgtgataccagggtttgtcatcgactaccagttcagcagcaaacacatacgcggccctgtcaaggcgcatcacatcaATCCTAGaagcatggttccaccgaaccaccttgatcatggaggatagagtagcaagagcatctgccatctggttctcatcacgaggtatatgatacagctttactgttgtgaagaaagtcaacagtcttctcgtgtaatctctgtaggggaccagagtgggctggagagtattccaattaccattcacttgattgatcactagagccgaatctccgaagatgtccagagtcttgattctcaaatcaatggcttgctcaatacccaagatacaggcctcgtactcagcttcattattggtgcactcgaaagtcagacgagcggtgaaaggcatgtgggcacctttcggagtagtaatgacagcgccaattccacttcctttggcgttgacggccccatcaaataacaaagtccacttttcgtctggatcaggtccctccccaacaaccggctcttcacagtctttcatcttgaggaacatgatgtcctcatctggaaaatcaaacttcatcggctcgtagtcttcaattggttgttgagcaagatagtctgacagaatactccccttgatggctttctgggatgtatactggatatcatactctgtcagtaccatttgccaacgagcaacccttccggtgagagctggcttctcgaatatatacttgactggatccatcttggagattagtaaggttgtgtgagtcagcatgtattgtctcaatcgcttagcagcccatgcaagtgcacaacatgtcttttcaagcattgagtatctcgactcgcaatctgtgaacttcttactcaagtagtagatggcatgttctttcctgcctgtctcgtcgtgttgaccgagaacacaacccatagaattgtcaagtactctcaagtacataatcagcggtctccctgagactggaggcataaggataggaggattctgcaaatactcttttatcttttcaaaagccctttgacaatcgtcgttccacctgatagcctgatctttcctaaacaatttgaaaattggctcacacgtggctgttaggtgagagatgaaccttgcaatgtagttcaaccttcctaagaaaccacgaacttgcttctccgttcttggctcgggcatttcctgtattgctttcactttgtcaggatccacctcaatcccttttccgcaacaataaaacccagcaattttccagatctcaccccgaaagtgcacttgttcggattaagcctcagcttgaatttccttaaacgctcaaacagcttctgcagattcaccagatgttcttcttctgtctgagatttggcaatcatatcgtccatataaacctcgatttcatgatgaatcatatcatggaatagagtcaccatagctcgttgatatgttgccccagcgttttttcagaccaaacggcatcaccttgtagcagaaggtgccccacggggttatgaaagttgtcttctccatgtcttctggtgccatcttgatttggttatagccagaaaagccatccatgaaggagaataccgagaactgagccgtgttatccaccaaaacgtcgatgtgaggtaatgggaaatcatctttagggctagctctgttcagatcccggtagtcgacacacatccgtacctttccatccttcttaggtactggaacgatgtttgcgacccatggcggataattggtaaccgctaggaaccctgcatccaactgtttctgcacttcttcctttatcttgacagccatctctggtcttgttcttctgagcttctgcttgaccggaggacaaccttctttgagaggcaaacggtgtaccacaatatctgtgtcaagccctggcatgtcctgataagaccaagcgaagacgtcaacatactcttgcaacagttcaatcaaccccttattcacatcatcttccaaagcaacccctatcttgatttctttcttgacgtcctcggtgccaagattaatcacttcagtagactcttgatgcggttgaatgaccctttcctcctgttttaacagcctggcaagttcttcagggagttcacagtcttcatcactctcttcttcagcttggaagattggattttcgaagtcgaagcgagccatagcagaactgttatcaataggatccggtggtgtgcatctgcatgagtgatggtatgtgcttatgagtgtggacagtgagtgaaaactaaacaaaacattgccaaatatttttattcttttgaaattttgaaaactgcaaaaatagaaagacagtaAACAAAAAActtgaatgcaaaagacgtccttcatttatgataaacaatgcaggtattcacatagatgagccctacaatgagtcattacgccctgggaggaacgtaagacttggacatgcatgaataaacaaagaaaaattactcctctagaagagtgacttggacaatttcctcggaagaccaattgttgatgacttcaccagggatcctcggacgcacccagttgtcgatgtcgcaatcactatccccattTTCATCGTTGATCACAGAaatctggccatattggatgacgccagcactggagaaagtaatcggcccctgacgagtctgaagtgctgaagttgtagaagtcagcgctggttgatacccaatcccgaacttgtcgtctttcattggtaactccaacagacgtccccaaccgggagcaatacctgaatccaccaaggcttgcgcctgcttgaaggatgagataggggctcctgctttaaccccttccaccggagctgcatccttgatctgaactgactcaaaggcctgacagagagtctcttgaatttcaccttccacctctacatacttgaatgtagacaggttactgaccaggatgtcctcctcaccacagacagtgataattcttccattgaccgggaacttaatcttctggtgtagagttgaagagactgccccagcattgtggatccaaggacgacccagaaggcaactgtacgagggactgatatccatcacatagaatacggtgttgaaggtttgtgatccaatctgaattggcaattctacctctccaaacaccgacctcttagaaccatcgaaggctctcaccatgagatcggaaggtttcaagatcaaaccttctacttctaaccttgacagggctctcttgggtagcacattgagagaggaacctgtatccaccagaacatgagataacacggtgtctttgcattccattgagatatgcaaagctttgttatggttgcgtccagctggtgttaagtcagaatc containing:
- the LOC127080050 gene encoding ABC transporter C family member 3, which produces MAWATPISADVEPPVKGTTLIEVYVVLAIGSALCVLVRALLLVTFGYKTATILFNKMHLTIFRAPMSFFDSTPSGQILNRASTDQSAVDIDIPYQVGSFAFSLIQLLGIIIVMSQVAWQVFIVFIPVIAISIHYQRFYLPSARELSHLCGVCKAPIIQHFAETISGTSTTRSFDQQSRFHAANMKLADGYSRPKFNIAAAMEWLCIRLDMLSSTIFVFSLMFLISIPPGIINPGLVGLAVTYGLNLNQIQAWVIWNICNLENKIIYVERILQYTSIQSEPPHVLEEENRPDPSWPANGDVVPLDEESINHLQTTINQFANEALRTLCLAYMELENRFSAEDTIPVTGFTCIGVVGIKDPVRLVLRSL